The proteins below come from a single Polymorphobacter fuscus genomic window:
- a CDS encoding 2Fe-2S iron-sulfur cluster-binding protein: MTQIRFVSADGTHEATVTAAPGQQLLELAQAHGQPLEGTCEGAMACSTCHVLISGDDAGKLPPPSDEEEDMLDFAVGASRASRLACQIRLTPDIGSLTVRMPPGAVDMSRR, encoded by the coding sequence ATGACCCAGATCCGCTTCGTCTCTGCCGACGGCACCCACGAAGCCACCGTCACCGCCGCGCCCGGCCAGCAGCTGCTCGAACTCGCCCAGGCCCATGGCCAACCGTTGGAAGGCACTTGCGAAGGCGCGATGGCGTGTTCGACCTGCCATGTCCTCATCTCGGGTGACGACGCCGGCAAGCTGCCGCCGCCGTCGGACGAGGAGGAGGACATGCTCGATTTCGCCGTCGGCGCATCGCGCGCCTCGCGGTTGGCGTGCCAGATCCGGTTGACCCCCGACATCGGCAGCCTGACCGTCCGCATGCCTCCCGGCGCCGTGGACATGAGCCGGCGGTAG
- a CDS encoding alpha/beta hydrolase, with protein sequence MPEVIFAGPEGRLEGRYQPASRPRAPVAILLQPHPAQGTMNHPIVMAMYNSFVRRGFATLRFNFRGVGRSQGTFDNGIGELSDAASALDWMQQYNPEAHTTWVGGFSFGAWIGMQLLMRRPEIKGFISIAPPANMYDFTFLAPCPSSGIIVDGENDEVVTGASVQKLVDKLKTQRHITIDHATVPGANHFFQHEMDDLMKVVDGYLDRRLANGGR encoded by the coding sequence ATGCCCGAAGTGATTTTTGCCGGCCCCGAAGGCCGTCTCGAAGGCCGTTACCAGCCCGCCAGCCGGCCGCGCGCGCCGGTCGCGATCCTGTTGCAGCCGCACCCGGCGCAGGGCACGATGAATCACCCGATCGTCATGGCGATGTACAACAGCTTCGTGCGCCGCGGCTTTGCCACGCTGCGCTTCAACTTTCGCGGCGTCGGGCGCAGCCAGGGGACGTTCGACAATGGCATCGGCGAGTTGAGCGACGCCGCCTCGGCGCTCGACTGGATGCAGCAGTACAACCCCGAAGCGCACACGACCTGGGTCGGCGGTTTTTCCTTCGGCGCCTGGATCGGCATGCAGCTGCTGATGCGCCGCCCCGAGATCAAGGGCTTCATCAGCATCGCCCCGCCGGCGAACATGTACGACTTCACCTTCCTGGCGCCATGCCCGTCGAGCGGCATCATCGTCGATGGCGAAAATGACGAGGTGGTGACCGGCGCGTCGGTCCAGAAGCTCGTCGACAAGCTGAAGACCCAGCGCCACATCACCATCGACCATGCCACCGTTCCGGGAGCGAACCATTTCTTCCAGCACGAGATGGACGATCTGATGAAGGTGGTCGACGGCTATCTCGACCGGCGGCTTGCCAACGGCGGACGCTAG
- a CDS encoding cysteine desulfurase family protein — protein sequence MAEFAIKSRIYLDHAATTPARPQAIAALAAAAAVVGNPSSVHSGGRTANGIVETARDRIAAWAGCRADAIIFTSGGTEALALALNTPQRVLAGATEHSAVLAARPDAALVPVDADGVIDLAALAALLAAGPALVAVQHANNETGVVQPIAEVAALVAAAGSRLLVDAVQSAGKLPLPHADFVAISAHKLGGVPGTGALIARDPAGLTPVQRGGGQERGHRGGTPNLPGIAAFAAAIDSPADWNRVAVLRETLEARLAATIHGAGAPRLPNISNIALPGVAAATQVMRLDLAGIMVSAGAACSSGKVHASHVLAAMGLGDAAGEAIRVSLGPDTLGSDIDAFAAAWLAMAGARDRHAA from the coding sequence ATGGCCGAATTCGCAATAAAAAGCCGCATCTACCTCGATCACGCCGCCACGACGCCGGCGCGGCCGCAGGCGATTGCCGCCCTCGCCGCCGCCGCCGCGGTGGTCGGCAACCCGTCGTCGGTCCATTCGGGCGGCCGCACTGCCAACGGCATCGTCGAAACCGCGCGCGACCGCATCGCCGCCTGGGCCGGCTGCCGCGCCGACGCCATCATCTTCACCAGCGGCGGCACCGAGGCGCTGGCGCTGGCGCTCAACACGCCGCAACGCGTGCTCGCCGGCGCCACCGAACACAGCGCCGTGCTCGCCGCCCGCCCGGACGCCGCGCTGGTCCCCGTCGATGCCGACGGCGTCATCGATCTTGCCGCGCTCGCCGCGCTGCTGGCGGCCGGGCCGGCACTGGTCGCCGTGCAACACGCCAACAACGAGACCGGGGTCGTCCAGCCGATCGCCGAGGTCGCCGCGTTGGTCGCCGCCGCCGGCAGCCGCCTGCTCGTCGATGCCGTCCAGTCGGCCGGAAAGCTGCCGCTGCCGCACGCCGATTTTGTCGCCATTTCGGCGCACAAGCTGGGCGGCGTCCCCGGCACCGGCGCGCTGATCGCCCGCGACCCGGCCGGCCTGACGCCGGTGCAGCGCGGCGGCGGCCAGGAACGCGGCCACCGCGGCGGCACCCCCAATTTGCCCGGCATCGCCGCCTTTGCCGCCGCCATCGACAGCCCGGCCGACTGGAATCGCGTGGCCGTCCTGCGGGAAACGCTCGAAGCGCGGCTCGCGGCCACCATCCACGGCGCCGGTGCGCCGCGCCTGCCGAACATCAGCAACATCGCGCTTCCCGGCGTCGCCGCAGCCACCCAGGTGATGCGACTCGACCTTGCCGGCATCATGGTCAGCGCCGGCGCCGCCTGTTCATCGGGCAAGGTCCATGCCAGCCATGTCCTTGCGGCGATGGGCCTTGGCGACGCGGCGGGCGAGGCGATCCGGGTCAGCCTGGGGCCGGACACGCTGGGGAGCGACATCGACGCCTTTGCCGCCGCCTGGCTGGCGATGGCCGGCGCCCGGGACAGGCACGCGGCATGA
- a CDS encoding L,D-transpeptidase, whose translation MRHLLIAALLAAAAIAPVLALAPGATSSAAFDTPVSQLKPGQWIWDASIAPAGPIMVVIDLKSQLAFVYRNGVRIGVTTVSSGKPGKTTPTGIFQILQKSKDHKSNLYNSAPMPYMQRLTWDGIALHAGNLPGYPASHGCVRMPLEFSKLLFDVSTMGMTVVVTDDKGPIAQPETVVDNALIAPVNYKGQPADPRTNPLTGDEISRWTPDASPTGPVTIVVSTNSERIIVYRNGIEIGRSRIVVPKGFDMGTRAAQWAGRDANGNSKWVYLGMPGYQTRQGQNVDQNAINMVKIPPQFYANLRNVVGEGTTLLATDGGVISGSTGKGLTVLTSD comes from the coding sequence ATGCGACACCTGCTCATCGCCGCTCTCCTCGCCGCCGCGGCGATCGCGCCGGTGCTGGCGCTGGCCCCCGGCGCGACCAGTTCGGCGGCGTTCGACACGCCCGTGTCGCAGTTGAAGCCCGGCCAGTGGATCTGGGACGCCAGCATTGCGCCGGCAGGCCCGATCATGGTGGTCATCGACCTGAAGTCGCAGCTTGCCTTCGTCTATCGCAACGGGGTTCGCATCGGCGTCACCACCGTTTCGTCCGGCAAGCCCGGCAAGACCACCCCGACCGGCATTTTCCAGATCCTGCAAAAGAGCAAGGACCACAAGTCCAACCTCTACAACAGCGCCCCCATGCCCTATATGCAGCGGCTGACCTGGGACGGCATCGCACTGCACGCCGGCAACCTGCCCGGCTATCCGGCCAGCCATGGCTGTGTCCGCATGCCGCTCGAATTTTCCAAGCTGCTGTTCGATGTCAGCACCATGGGCATGACCGTCGTCGTTACCGACGACAAGGGGCCGATCGCCCAGCCGGAAACGGTCGTCGACAATGCCCTGATCGCGCCGGTGAACTACAAGGGCCAGCCCGCCGACCCGCGCACCAACCCGCTGACCGGGGACGAGATTTCGCGCTGGACGCCGGATGCATCGCCGACCGGCCCGGTGACGATCGTGGTGTCGACGAACAGCGAACGCATCATCGTCTATCGCAACGGCATCGAGATCGGCCGCAGCCGTATCGTCGTCCCCAAGGGCTTCGACATGGGCACCCGCGCCGCGCAATGGGCCGGGCGCGACGCCAATGGCAATTCGAAATGGGTTTATCTCGGCATGCCCGGCTATCAGACGCGCCAGGGCCAGAATGTCGACCAGAACGCCATCAACATGGTGAAGATCCCGCCGCAATTCTACGCCAATCTGCGCAACGTCGTCGGCGAAGGCACCACCCTGCTCGCCACCGACGGCGGCGTCATCTCGGGCAGCACCGGCAAGGGACTGACGGTGCTGACCAGCGACTGA
- a CDS encoding cysteine desulfurase family protein, producing MTVPIYLDYGATTPLDPQVAAAMEPWGVAGFGNPHSAHLWGYQAKAAVETARDSVAALLGAGPETIAFTSGATESANWALKGLMTHPGQTRRRIVTLATEHSCVLETAQYLASLGAHLTVLPVRADGRVDLGDLERAMGEDVAIVSAMLVNNEIGVIQPIADMARIAHGFGAVMHCDAAQAFGKIAIDVDAMGIDLLGLTAHKIYGPKGVGALYRRPFTMLTPLMHGGGQEDGRSGTLPTALIVGLGAAARIAGDRMAADTAHAAMLADRLLAGLTVPFTVNGDRTARWPGNLNLGFPGTTIPLLAHLHGLALSSGSACAAVTGRPSHVLTALGLSDAQARASLRLGFGRFTLPSDVDSAAQQITAAVSRLSTEAA from the coding sequence ATGACCGTGCCCATCTACCTCGATTACGGCGCCACCACGCCGCTCGACCCGCAGGTCGCCGCCGCGATGGAGCCCTGGGGCGTCGCCGGCTTCGGCAATCCGCACAGCGCGCACCTCTGGGGCTATCAGGCCAAGGCCGCGGTCGAGACGGCGCGCGACAGCGTTGCCGCGCTGTTGGGGGCCGGACCCGAAACCATCGCCTTCACCTCCGGGGCCACCGAAAGCGCGAACTGGGCGCTCAAAGGCCTGATGACCCACCCCGGCCAGACCCGGCGGCGCATCGTGACGCTGGCCACCGAGCACAGCTGCGTCCTTGAGACCGCGCAATATCTGGCGTCGCTCGGCGCGCATCTCACCGTGCTGCCGGTGCGCGCCGACGGCCGTGTCGACCTCGGCGACCTCGAACGCGCCATGGGGGAGGATGTCGCCATCGTCTCCGCCATGCTCGTCAACAACGAGATCGGCGTCATCCAGCCGATTGCCGACATGGCCCGCATCGCCCATGGCTTCGGCGCCGTGATGCACTGCGACGCGGCGCAGGCGTTCGGCAAGATCGCGATCGATGTCGACGCCATGGGCATCGACCTCCTGGGGCTGACGGCGCACAAGATCTACGGCCCCAAGGGCGTCGGCGCGCTCTACCGCCGCCCGTTCACGATGTTGACTCCGCTGATGCACGGCGGCGGGCAGGAAGACGGCCGGTCGGGCACATTGCCGACGGCGCTGATCGTGGGGCTGGGTGCCGCGGCGCGCATCGCCGGCGATCGCATGGCCGCCGACACTGCCCATGCGGCGATGCTTGCCGACCGGCTGCTCGCCGGCCTGACCGTGCCGTTCACCGTCAACGGCGACCGCACGGCCCGCTGGCCGGGCAACCTCAACCTGGGGTTTCCCGGCACCACCATTCCGTTGCTGGCGCATCTGCACGGGCTTGCCCTGTCGTCGGGGTCGGCGTGCGCCGCCGTCACCGGCCGGCCCAGCCATGTGCTGACGGCGCTGGGGCTGTCCGATGCCCAGGCGCGCGCTTCGCTGCGGCTGGGATTTGGCCGCTTCACTCTTCCTTCAGATGTTGATAGTGCAGCGCAACAAATCACCGCCGCGGTGTCGCGGCTGTCCACCGAGGCCGCATGA
- a CDS encoding DNA polymerase III subunit gamma/tau codes for MADDTDLAFPGMEPPAAAPEAPAYRVLARKYRPASFDTLLGQDAMVKTLANAIARDRLAQAWLLTGVRGVGKTSTARIIAKALNCIGPDGQGGPTIAPCGVCEPCVAIAAGRHIDVIEMDAASNTGIDDIREIIEAVRYATVSARFKIYIIDEVHMLSKPAFNGLLKTLEEPPPHVKFIFATTEVQKIPVTVLSRCQRFDLRRVPADTLVAHFAAIVTAEGATAEPEALALIARAAEGSVRDGLSVLDQAIAHSGGEVTADAVRDMLGLADRGAVRRLFGLALAGDAPGTLAAIAAQYDLGLDPEMLLRELLDLVHAVTRARLAPADDPALSVEEKAMIADWAERLSFPALHRLWQLLLKGLAEVQSAPVPLQAAEMALLRLIHASDLPDPANLVRRLTESGAGALPLPAPAPAPSAPAPTLSAPTSAAAPAPAPTPVATLPLPPAAPAAPGLPQDYPSLVALFRQHNEARLHHMLTDELRLVRFAPGAMTLASPPHAARDQLALIGKRLAEWTGTTWTVDFVASGGAATLREAEQAAAAARIDNARADPTVAALFTAFPDAEIIGFDPDERTQHAQSR; via the coding sequence ATGGCCGACGACACAGACCTCGCCTTCCCCGGCATGGAGCCGCCCGCCGCGGCACCGGAAGCACCCGCCTATCGCGTCCTGGCGCGCAAATACCGGCCGGCCAGTTTCGACACGCTGCTCGGCCAGGACGCGATGGTCAAAACCCTCGCCAATGCCATCGCCCGCGATCGGCTGGCGCAGGCCTGGCTGCTGACCGGCGTGCGCGGGGTCGGCAAGACGTCGACCGCGCGTATCATCGCCAAGGCACTCAACTGCATCGGCCCCGATGGCCAGGGCGGCCCGACGATCGCGCCGTGCGGCGTCTGCGAACCCTGTGTCGCGATCGCCGCCGGCCGCCACATCGACGTCATCGAGATGGACGCCGCGTCGAACACCGGCATCGACGACATCCGCGAGATCATCGAGGCGGTGCGCTATGCCACCGTTTCGGCACGGTTCAAGATCTACATCATCGACGAAGTTCACATGCTGTCGAAGCCGGCCTTCAATGGCCTTTTGAAAACATTGGAAGAACCGCCACCGCATGTGAAGTTCATCTTCGCCACCACCGAAGTCCAGAAGATCCCGGTCACCGTGCTGTCGCGGTGCCAGCGCTTCGACCTGCGCCGTGTTCCCGCCGACACGCTGGTCGCGCATTTCGCCGCCATCGTCACGGCCGAGGGCGCGACGGCGGAGCCCGAGGCGCTGGCGCTGATCGCCCGCGCTGCCGAAGGCTCGGTTCGCGACGGTCTGTCGGTGCTCGACCAGGCCATCGCCCATTCGGGCGGCGAAGTGACCGCCGATGCGGTGCGCGACATGCTCGGGCTTGCCGACCGCGGCGCGGTGCGGCGGCTGTTCGGGCTGGCGCTCGCGGGCGACGCGCCCGGCACGCTGGCGGCCATTGCCGCGCAATATGACCTGGGGCTCGACCCCGAAATGCTGCTGCGCGAACTGCTCGATCTGGTGCATGCGGTCACGCGCGCCCGGCTGGCGCCGGCCGATGACCCGGCGCTGAGTGTCGAGGAAAAGGCGATGATCGCCGATTGGGCGGAGCGGCTGTCCTTTCCGGCACTCCACCGGCTGTGGCAGCTGCTGCTGAAGGGGCTGGCGGAGGTGCAGTCGGCGCCGGTGCCGCTGCAGGCTGCCGAGATGGCGCTGCTGCGGCTGATCCATGCCAGCGACCTTCCCGACCCCGCCAATCTGGTCCGGCGGCTGACCGAATCCGGCGCGGGCGCCCTGCCCTTGCCGGCCCCCGCTCCCGCCCCGTCGGCACCCGCCCCCACCCTGTCGGCACCGACGTCGGCCGCGGCGCCCGCCCCGGCCCCCACTCCCGTCGCCACCTTGCCGCTGCCGCCCGCTGCCCCGGCAGCGCCGGGCCTGCCGCAGGACTATCCGTCGCTGGTCGCGCTGTTCCGCCAGCACAACGAGGCGCGGCTGCACCATATGCTGACCGACGAGCTGCGCCTTGTCCGGTTCGCGCCGGGCGCAATGACGCTGGCCAGTCCGCCGCACGCCGCTCGCGACCAGCTGGCGCTGATCGGCAAGCGCCTCGCCGAATGGACCGGCACCACCTGGACGGTCGATTTCGTCGCGTCGGGCGGTGCCGCAACACTGCGCGAGGCCGAACAGGCTGCCGCCGCGGCCCGTATCGACAATGCCCGCGCCGACCCGACCGTCGCGGCCCTGTTCACCGCTTTCCCCGACGCCGAAATCATCGGCTTCGACCCTGACGAAAGGACCCAGCATGCCCAGTCTCGATGA